A portion of the Brevundimonas pondensis genome contains these proteins:
- a CDS encoding CYTH domain-containing protein produces MRLSGHPALQGPQTSQSLRSVYFDTPDGVLRAAGCGLRVRTTPDGFVQTLKRQTAPGQTARDEWEVPVASEALDRAALKATPAHRLLKGRRADLAARFATTVVRRIRMVGWEGARIEVAFDAGRAVGGRETRTHL; encoded by the coding sequence GTGCGTCTGTCGGGGCATCCGGCGCTGCAGGGGCCGCAGACCAGCCAGTCCCTGCGCTCGGTCTATTTCGACACCCCCGACGGCGTGCTGCGCGCGGCGGGGTGCGGCCTGCGGGTGCGGACCACGCCAGACGGCTTCGTCCAGACCCTGAAGCGCCAGACCGCCCCCGGCCAGACCGCCCGCGATGAGTGGGAGGTCCCCGTCGCCTCCGAAGCGCTCGACCGCGCCGCGTTGAAAGCCACGCCCGCCCACCGGCTGCTGAAGGGCCGTCGCGCCGACTTGGCGGCCCGCTTCGCCACCACGGTCGTGCGCCGCATCCGCATGGTCGGCTGGGAGGGCGCCCGGATCGAGGTCGCCTTCGACGCCGGGCGAGCTGTCGGCGGACGAGAAACGCGAACCCATCTATGA